In the Topomyia yanbarensis strain Yona2022 chromosome 3, ASM3024719v1, whole genome shotgun sequence genome, one interval contains:
- the LOC131688118 gene encoding uncharacterized protein LOC131688118 produces MATKTEKKLSEYVIQWKGILVVQRAVKKFAEEFDSDRDACQVPIRLNSLDRIYKELLEVQGPIELYDKSEMLDTHLEERVDLETRYCRAKGFLLSNRTADLNQTTLNNTMVTSAHVSSSFHLRLPKIDLPKFNGDFSRWLAFRDTYMSMIHSNTDILTVAKLQYLLQSLEAEARKPFESVDVEADNYVSTWEALLKRYDNKRFLKRQLFRALYDLPPVN; encoded by the coding sequence ATGGCGACTAAGACAGAGAAGAAGCTGTCAGAGTACGTGATCCAGTGGAAAGGGATTCTCGTAGTGCAGAGGGCAGTGAAGAAGTTTGCGGAGGAGTTCGATAGCGATCGGGATGCCTGCCAAGTTCCGATTCGCCTCAATTCATTGGACCGAATCTATAAGGAGTTACTGGAGGTACAAGGACCGATCGAGCTGTACGATAAGTCGGAGATGTTAGATACCCACTTAGAAGAACGTGTGGATCTCGAGACGCGTTATTGCAGGGCCAAAGGTTTTCTACTGTCCAATCGCACTGCTGATCTCAACCAAACCACGCTGAACAACACAATGGTGACCTCTGCTCACGTTTCGTCCTCGTTCCACTTACGCTTACCCAAGATCGACCTACCCAAGTTTAACGGCGATTTCTCGCGATGGCTCGCATTCCGTGACACGTACATGTCGATGATTCACAGCAacacagatattctgactgttGCGAAGCTGCAGTACCTGTTGCAGTCACTAGAGGCAGAAGCCCGAAAACCATTCGAGTCCGTAGACGTAGAAGCGGACAACTACGTATCGACTTGGGAAGCATTGCTGAAACGGTACGATAACAAGCGGTTCCTGAAGCGTCAGCTCTTCCGAGCTCTCTACGACCTCCCGCCAGTCAATTAA